In one window of Arthrobacter pascens DNA:
- the dxs gene encoding 1-deoxy-D-xylulose-5-phosphate synthase, which translates to MGILDTIRNPQDLNELSQSQLEQLAVEIRSFLITNVSQTGGHLGPNLGVVELTLAVHRIFDSPRDSIIFDTGHQSYVHKLVTGRQDFSTLRQQGGMSGYPSRAESEHDIVESSHASSSLSWADGISRARQLTGEGDRHVVAVVGDGALTGGMAWEAINNIAADKRRRVVIVVNDNGRSYAPTVGGFADYLASLRPTIDSFRAAPAYEGTLDWWKRKLQDGGPIGQFTYKSLHAMKKGIKDWWAPQGMFEDLGMKYIGPVDGHNLQAMEHALSTARNYAGPVIVHAMTEKGHGYPPARAHEADQFHAVGIIDPETGEPTGSAGAQSWTSVFADEIAAIADEREDIVGITGAMLIPVGLHKFAAAHPDRVFDVGIAEQHALTSAAGMAFGGLHPVVAVYATFLNRAFDQLLMDVALHRAGVTIVLDRAGVTGPDGASHHGMWDMSMVQIVPGLHLAAPRDATRLREELREAVAIRDAPSVVRYSKGTVGAEVEATERLSDGVDVLARRPSGSSENDVLIVSVGAMSELALDVANRLGAQGISSTVVDPRWVLPVRRSIVALASHHRLVVCIEDGVRAGGVGSRIRQEMRGAGVDTALNEVGLPAEFLDHGTRSQVLERVGLTAQQITHDVVAQVLGTKVPFARPLPGQQHPTTGSLPIL; encoded by the coding sequence TTGGGAATCTTGGACACCATCCGGAATCCGCAGGACCTGAACGAGTTGTCACAAAGCCAGTTGGAGCAGCTGGCTGTTGAGATCAGGAGTTTCCTGATCACGAACGTCTCACAGACGGGTGGACACCTCGGCCCCAACCTCGGCGTCGTGGAACTGACGCTCGCCGTGCACCGCATCTTTGATTCCCCCCGGGACAGCATCATTTTCGACACCGGGCACCAGTCCTACGTCCACAAGCTCGTGACCGGCCGCCAGGACTTCAGCACCCTGCGCCAGCAGGGCGGGATGTCCGGCTACCCGTCCCGGGCAGAATCCGAACACGACATCGTGGAAAGCTCGCATGCGTCCTCGTCGCTGTCCTGGGCGGACGGCATCTCCAGGGCCCGGCAGCTCACCGGCGAGGGTGACCGCCACGTCGTCGCGGTCGTCGGGGACGGCGCGCTGACCGGCGGGATGGCCTGGGAGGCCATCAACAACATTGCCGCGGATAAGCGGCGCCGCGTGGTGATCGTGGTCAACGACAACGGGCGGTCCTATGCGCCCACGGTCGGCGGTTTCGCGGACTACCTGGCCTCCCTGCGGCCTACCATCGACTCCTTCCGCGCCGCGCCCGCCTATGAGGGCACCCTGGACTGGTGGAAGCGGAAGCTCCAGGATGGCGGTCCGATCGGGCAGTTCACCTACAAGAGCCTGCATGCCATGAAGAAGGGCATCAAGGACTGGTGGGCCCCGCAGGGAATGTTCGAAGACCTCGGCATGAAGTACATCGGTCCTGTTGACGGCCATAACCTCCAGGCAATGGAGCATGCCCTGTCCACCGCCAGGAACTATGCCGGCCCCGTCATTGTCCACGCCATGACCGAAAAAGGGCACGGGTATCCGCCGGCGCGGGCCCATGAGGCAGACCAGTTCCACGCTGTCGGAATTATCGATCCCGAGACCGGCGAACCGACAGGTTCCGCCGGCGCCCAGTCCTGGACCTCGGTCTTTGCTGACGAGATTGCAGCGATCGCCGATGAACGGGAAGACATCGTCGGCATCACTGGAGCCATGCTGATTCCCGTGGGCCTGCATAAATTTGCTGCCGCCCACCCGGACCGCGTCTTCGACGTCGGCATCGCGGAGCAGCATGCCCTGACGTCGGCCGCGGGGATGGCCTTCGGCGGGCTGCACCCGGTGGTTGCGGTCTACGCCACCTTCCTGAACCGTGCCTTCGACCAGCTGCTGATGGATGTCGCGCTGCACCGGGCCGGCGTCACCATCGTGCTGGACAGGGCCGGCGTGACCGGCCCGGACGGCGCAAGCCACCACGGCATGTGGGACATGTCCATGGTCCAGATCGTGCCGGGGCTCCACCTCGCTGCGCCCCGGGACGCGACGCGGTTGCGTGAGGAACTCCGCGAGGCCGTGGCGATCAGGGACGCCCCCAGCGTGGTGCGGTATTCGAAGGGGACCGTGGGAGCCGAAGTGGAGGCCACCGAACGGTTGAGCGACGGCGTGGATGTGCTCGCCCGCAGGCCGTCCGGATCCAGCGAGAACGATGTCCTGATCGTCAGCGTGGGCGCCATGTCCGAACTCGCCCTGGACGTCGCCAACAGGCTGGGAGCCCAAGGCATCAGCAGCACGGTGGTGGACCCGCGGTGGGTGCTCCCCGTACGGCGCTCCATCGTTGCCCTGGCGTCCCATCACCGGTTGGTGGTCTGCATCGAAGACGGCGTCCGCGCCGGCGGCGTGGGTTCGCGGATCCGTCAGGAAATGCGTGGTGCAGGGGTGGACACTGCCCTGAACGAAGTGGGCCTGCCTGCGGAGTTCCTTGACCACGGCACCCGGAGCCAGGTGCTGGAACGTGTCGGCCTCACCGCGCAGCAGATAACGCACGACGTCGTAGCGCAGGTCCTGGGGACCAAGGTCCCCTTCGCGCGTCCCCTGCCCGGGCAGCAACATCCCACCACCGGAAGTCTGCCGATCCTGTGA
- a CDS encoding aconitate hydratase, translated as MSTVDSFGSKGKLNVAGTEYEIFRLNSVEGAENLPFSLKVLLENLLRTEDGANITADHVRALAGWDPNAQPDTEIQFTPARVIMQDFTGVPCVVDLATMREAVKELGGDPKRVNPLAPAEMVIDHSVQIDAFGNSGALERNMEIEYQRNGERYQFLRWGQTAFDDFKVVPPGTGIVHQVNIEYLARTVMTREVDGALRAYPDTCVGTDSHTTMVNGLGVLGWGVGGIEAEAAMLGQPVSMLIPRVVGFKLTGSIPAGATATDVVLTITEQLRKHGVVGKFVEFYGEGVAAVPLANRATIGNMSPEFGSTAAMFPIDDVTLDYLRLTGRSDENVALVEAYAKEQGLWHDPSHEIKFSEYLELDLSTVVPSISGPKRPQDRIVLTEAKDEFRHDLLNYVSHQADAGTVDESLEESFPASDAPSFTQPDSHVTDTDRIPPIYSAAHGAAGRISNAVNVKTEDGREFELDHGAVAIASITSCTNTSNPSVMLAAALLARNAVDKGLTSKPWVKTSVAPGSKVVTDYYEKSGLTPYLEKLGFYIVGYGCATCIGNSGPLDAEISEAVQANDLSVAAVLSGNRNFEGRINPDVKMNYLASPPLVIAYALAGSMDFDFETDSLGRDEAGNDVFLRDIWPNPVEVQQVIDSSIDKEMFARGYEGVFDGDDRWKALDTPAGDTFAWDPNSTYVRKPPYFEGMKAQPEPVKDISGARVLLKLGDSVTTDHISPAGSFKSDTPAGQYLLANGVERKDFNSYGSRRGNHEVMIRGTFANIRIKNQLLDGVEGGFTRDFSQADGPQAYVYDAAQNYQAAGTPLVVLAGKEYGSGSSRDWAAKGTALLGVKAVIAESYERIHRSNLIGMGVLPLQYPAGQSAATLGLTGTEVFAVEGVTALNAGSTPKTLKVTATAEDGTSTSFDAVLRIDTPGEADYYRNGGILQYVLRQISAN; from the coding sequence ATGAGCACTGTGGACAGCTTCGGTTCAAAAGGCAAACTTAATGTAGCCGGAACCGAATACGAGATTTTCCGGTTGAACTCCGTTGAAGGTGCAGAAAACCTTCCGTTCAGCCTCAAGGTATTGCTAGAAAACCTGTTGAGGACCGAGGACGGCGCAAATATCACCGCCGATCACGTCCGCGCCTTGGCAGGCTGGGACCCCAACGCCCAGCCCGATACAGAAATCCAGTTCACACCTGCACGCGTGATCATGCAGGACTTCACCGGCGTACCCTGCGTGGTTGACCTGGCGACGATGCGTGAAGCGGTCAAGGAACTGGGCGGAGACCCCAAGCGGGTCAACCCCCTTGCGCCGGCGGAAATGGTCATTGACCACTCCGTGCAGATCGACGCCTTCGGTAACTCCGGCGCGCTGGAGCGCAACATGGAGATCGAATACCAGCGCAACGGTGAGCGGTACCAGTTCCTCCGTTGGGGCCAGACCGCGTTTGACGACTTCAAGGTGGTCCCGCCGGGAACCGGCATCGTCCACCAGGTCAACATCGAGTACCTGGCCCGCACCGTCATGACCCGTGAAGTGGATGGCGCTCTCCGTGCCTACCCCGACACCTGCGTCGGCACCGACTCCCACACCACCATGGTCAACGGCCTGGGCGTGCTCGGCTGGGGCGTCGGCGGCATCGAAGCCGAGGCAGCCATGCTGGGCCAGCCCGTCTCCATGCTGATTCCGCGGGTCGTGGGCTTCAAGCTGACGGGGTCCATCCCGGCCGGGGCGACCGCCACCGACGTGGTGCTGACCATCACTGAACAGCTCCGCAAGCACGGCGTCGTGGGCAAGTTCGTGGAGTTCTACGGCGAAGGCGTCGCTGCCGTGCCGCTGGCCAACCGCGCCACCATCGGCAACATGAGCCCGGAGTTCGGTTCGACCGCCGCCATGTTCCCGATCGACGACGTCACCCTTGATTACCTGCGCCTCACCGGCCGGTCAGACGAGAACGTCGCCCTCGTGGAGGCTTACGCCAAGGAACAGGGCCTCTGGCACGATCCTTCCCACGAGATCAAGTTCTCGGAGTACCTCGAGCTGGATCTGTCCACGGTGGTCCCCTCCATCTCGGGCCCGAAGCGTCCCCAGGACCGGATCGTGCTCACCGAGGCCAAAGACGAGTTCCGTCACGACCTGCTCAACTACGTCTCCCACCAGGCCGACGCCGGCACCGTGGACGAGTCGCTGGAGGAGTCCTTCCCGGCCTCTGACGCGCCGTCGTTCACCCAGCCCGACTCGCACGTGACGGACACGGACCGCATTCCGCCGATCTACTCCGCAGCTCACGGTGCGGCCGGCCGGATTTCGAACGCCGTCAACGTCAAGACCGAGGACGGCCGCGAGTTCGAACTGGACCACGGTGCGGTGGCGATCGCCTCCATCACGTCCTGCACCAACACGTCCAACCCCTCGGTGATGCTGGCGGCCGCGCTGCTGGCCCGCAACGCCGTCGACAAGGGCCTGACGTCCAAGCCGTGGGTCAAGACCTCCGTGGCTCCGGGCTCCAAGGTTGTCACCGACTACTACGAAAAGTCCGGCCTGACCCCGTACCTGGAGAAGCTCGGCTTCTACATTGTGGGCTATGGCTGTGCCACCTGCATCGGCAACTCGGGCCCGCTCGACGCCGAAATCTCCGAGGCCGTCCAGGCCAACGACCTTTCCGTCGCTGCTGTGCTCTCCGGTAACCGCAACTTCGAAGGCCGGATCAACCCGGATGTGAAGATGAACTACCTGGCCTCCCCGCCGCTGGTCATCGCCTACGCCCTGGCCGGCTCCATGGACTTCGACTTCGAGACCGACTCCCTCGGCCGGGACGAGGCCGGGAATGATGTGTTCCTGAGGGACATCTGGCCGAACCCGGTCGAGGTCCAGCAGGTCATCGACTCCTCGATTGACAAGGAAATGTTCGCCCGCGGCTACGAGGGCGTCTTCGACGGCGACGACCGCTGGAAGGCGCTCGACACTCCCGCCGGGGACACCTTCGCCTGGGACCCGAACTCCACGTACGTCCGCAAGCCCCCGTACTTCGAGGGCATGAAGGCCCAGCCGGAGCCGGTCAAGGATATCTCGGGCGCCCGCGTGCTGCTCAAGCTCGGCGATTCGGTCACCACCGACCACATCTCCCCGGCCGGTTCCTTCAAGTCCGACACCCCCGCGGGCCAGTACCTCCTGGCCAACGGAGTGGAGCGCAAGGACTTCAACTCCTACGGCTCCCGCCGTGGCAACCACGAAGTCATGATCCGTGGCACCTTCGCCAACATCCGCATCAAGAACCAGCTCCTGGACGGTGTCGAGGGTGGCTTCACCCGCGACTTCAGCCAGGCTGACGGCCCGCAGGCCTACGTCTACGACGCCGCGCAGAACTACCAGGCAGCCGGCACTCCGCTGGTGGTCCTGGCAGGCAAGGAATACGGGTCCGGGTCATCACGTGACTGGGCAGCCAAGGGCACCGCGCTCCTGGGTGTGAAGGCCGTCATCGCCGAAAGCTACGAGCGTATCCACCGCTCCAATCTGATCGGCATGGGCGTCCTTCCGCTGCAGTACCCGGCCGGCCAGTCCGCAGCAACCCTGGGCCTTACCGGCACCGAGGTGTTCGCGGTGGAAGGCGTCACGGCCCTGAACGCGGGCAGCACGCCCAAGACCCTCAAGGTCACTGCAACGGCTGAGGACGGCACGTCGACGTCGTTCGACGCAGTGCTCCGCATCGATACCCCGGGTGAAGCGGATTACTACCGCAACGGCGGCATCCTGCAGTATGTCCTGCGCCAGATCTCGGCGAACTAG
- a CDS encoding class I SAM-dependent RNA methyltransferase, giving the protein MNPKTQAAPRPAAEAAKELVLDVGPVAHGGHCVARHEGRVIFIRHGIPGEKVRARLTEAGETAKFWRADVVEVLDASPDRVEHFWHLADSARAWSHGHPPVGGAEFGHIRLARQRALKAAVLAEQLKRLAGVELFPGSENMGEYQSEGAAGLVEAVGEDPQGTEGKHDAERGLRWRTRASFSVTPGGKVGMHAHRSDHIIPVRDMPLAVDGINRLRLWDMDLQGIDRVEVAAPANGTRPLVLLAPAPGTKAKRLAAIVAQLPDDVSVASFDPLKDATLPLRGRTWVQESAAGHDYRITGAGFWQIHRDAPGTLVGAVTEFLHDGGFLGPGSVVADLYAGAGLFTAPLADAVGETGSVLSVEGAPGTSRDARKNLHGAPQVEIVQGRVERVLRQKPRNFDALVLDPPRAGAGKAVVSQLVSAHPRAIAYVSCDPASFARDVGYFQQEGWSLAGLRAFDLYPHTHHLEAVALLTPRR; this is encoded by the coding sequence ATGAACCCCAAGACCCAGGCTGCTCCCCGCCCGGCCGCTGAGGCCGCCAAAGAACTGGTGCTCGACGTCGGTCCGGTGGCCCACGGCGGCCACTGCGTGGCCCGTCACGAAGGCAGGGTGATCTTCATCCGGCATGGCATTCCCGGCGAGAAAGTCCGCGCCAGGCTGACGGAGGCGGGGGAGACCGCCAAGTTCTGGCGTGCCGATGTGGTGGAGGTGCTGGATGCCTCGCCGGACCGGGTTGAGCACTTCTGGCACCTTGCCGACTCGGCGCGCGCATGGTCGCACGGCCACCCGCCGGTCGGTGGAGCGGAATTCGGCCACATCAGGCTTGCGCGGCAGCGCGCCCTCAAAGCAGCGGTGCTGGCAGAACAGCTTAAGCGGCTCGCCGGCGTCGAACTCTTTCCCGGGTCGGAAAACATGGGGGAATACCAGTCGGAGGGCGCGGCGGGCCTCGTGGAGGCGGTGGGTGAGGATCCGCAGGGCACAGAGGGAAAGCACGACGCCGAACGCGGGCTGCGGTGGCGGACGCGCGCCAGCTTCTCGGTCACCCCGGGCGGCAAGGTGGGCATGCACGCCCACCGCTCCGACCACATCATCCCCGTCCGGGACATGCCCCTTGCCGTGGACGGGATCAACCGGCTGCGCCTGTGGGATATGGACCTGCAGGGCATCGACCGGGTGGAGGTGGCGGCGCCCGCCAACGGTACGCGTCCCCTCGTGCTCCTCGCGCCGGCGCCGGGCACCAAGGCCAAACGGCTGGCCGCCATCGTCGCGCAGCTCCCGGATGACGTCTCCGTTGCCAGCTTCGACCCGCTCAAGGACGCGACCCTGCCGCTGCGCGGCCGGACCTGGGTCCAGGAGTCCGCCGCAGGACATGACTACCGCATCACCGGCGCCGGCTTCTGGCAGATCCACCGCGACGCGCCCGGAACGCTTGTGGGGGCCGTCACAGAATTCCTCCATGACGGAGGCTTCCTCGGGCCAGGCTCCGTCGTAGCGGACCTCTACGCCGGGGCCGGCCTGTTCACCGCGCCGCTGGCCGACGCGGTGGGGGAAACCGGCTCTGTCCTGTCGGTGGAAGGCGCACCGGGAACCAGCCGGGACGCCCGCAAGAACCTGCACGGCGCACCGCAAGTGGAGATCGTCCAGGGCCGGGTTGAGCGGGTACTCCGCCAGAAACCGCGGAATTTTGACGCACTGGTACTGGACCCGCCCCGGGCAGGTGCGGGAAAGGCCGTGGTTAGCCAGCTCGTCTCTGCGCATCCCCGCGCCATCGCCTACGTGTCGTGCGATCCGGCGTCATTTGCACGTGACGTTGGTTACTTTCAGCAGGAAGGATGGTCCCTGGCCGGCCTGCGGGCGTTTGATCTGTATCCGCACACCCACCATCTGGAGGCCGTCGCATTGCTGACACCCCGCCGGTGA
- a CDS encoding APC family permease: MLTILNAVKRVLVGRPFRNDRLAHTLLPKRIALPVFASDALSSVAYAPDEILLTLALAGVSAVALSPWVGLAVMVVLLTVVASYRQNVHAYPSGGGDYEIANVNLGKFAGLTVAAALLVDYVLTVAVSMSSAAAYLTTAVPSLHGKQATIATIGVVVLALVNLRGIKEAGSVFAVPTYIFMASILGMTAVGVYQAATGQLGEAPSAGFTIVPAPGFDQGLVGLAGAFLLLRAFSSGAAALTGVEAISNGVPNFKVPKSKNAATTLLLLGVIGAAMLAGIIYLANATKVHIVLDPAKEFLLDGKPLPEDYIQNPAISQIAQTIFGPGSIPFYIVVAATGVILVFASNTAFNGFPVLGSILAQDGYLPRQLRTRGDRLAYSNGVLALAAGALVLIIAFNADVTKLIQLYIVGVFISFTMSQLGMVRHWGRQLKLAKDTSVRLRMAKSRTINSIGFGMTGLVLVIVLITKFEQGAWIALLAMFVLFLIMWSIRAHYDNVAKELAVDEDSSPRALPSRVHAVLLVSHVRKPVLRALAYARASRPSRLDAVTVDINAEETAHTVADWEKLEIPVPLTVLASPYRETVTPIMEYVKNMRRDSPRDLIVVYIPEYVVGKWWEQLVHNQTALRIKTRLHFEPGVMVASVPWQLKSSEEAKNLQDIS, from the coding sequence GTGTTGACAATACTGAATGCCGTGAAGCGGGTGCTGGTGGGCAGGCCCTTCAGGAACGACCGGCTGGCCCATACGCTGCTTCCGAAGCGCATCGCCCTGCCCGTTTTCGCCTCGGACGCACTGTCCTCGGTGGCCTACGCTCCGGATGAAATCCTCCTGACGCTTGCCCTTGCCGGGGTCAGTGCCGTGGCGCTCTCCCCCTGGGTGGGGCTCGCCGTGATGGTGGTGCTCCTAACCGTGGTCGCGTCATACCGGCAGAACGTGCATGCGTATCCTTCGGGCGGAGGCGACTATGAGATCGCCAACGTGAATCTGGGCAAGTTCGCCGGACTGACAGTCGCGGCGGCGCTCCTGGTGGACTACGTCCTCACGGTGGCTGTATCGATGTCCTCGGCCGCGGCGTACCTGACCACTGCCGTGCCTTCCCTGCATGGCAAGCAGGCCACCATCGCCACTATCGGCGTCGTAGTCCTGGCCCTGGTCAACCTTCGGGGCATCAAGGAAGCCGGCAGCGTTTTCGCCGTCCCCACCTACATCTTCATGGCCTCGATCCTGGGCATGACGGCCGTGGGCGTCTACCAGGCGGCCACGGGGCAACTGGGGGAGGCGCCGTCGGCCGGGTTTACGATCGTTCCGGCGCCTGGCTTCGACCAGGGGCTGGTGGGGCTGGCGGGCGCGTTCCTGCTGCTTCGGGCGTTCTCGTCGGGCGCCGCGGCCCTCACCGGCGTGGAGGCCATCAGCAACGGTGTGCCCAACTTCAAGGTGCCCAAGAGCAAGAACGCCGCCACCACTCTGCTGCTCCTGGGCGTCATCGGTGCCGCCATGCTGGCAGGCATCATCTATTTGGCCAACGCCACCAAGGTCCACATTGTGCTGGACCCGGCCAAGGAGTTCCTCCTGGACGGCAAGCCGCTTCCGGAGGACTACATCCAGAATCCGGCCATCAGCCAGATCGCGCAGACCATCTTCGGACCGGGGTCCATCCCGTTCTACATCGTGGTTGCGGCTACCGGCGTGATCCTGGTGTTTGCCTCCAACACGGCCTTCAACGGCTTCCCGGTGCTCGGCTCCATCCTGGCGCAGGACGGCTACCTTCCCCGCCAGCTGCGCACCAGGGGGGACAGGCTGGCGTACAGCAACGGCGTACTGGCCCTCGCCGCCGGTGCCCTGGTGCTCATCATCGCATTCAACGCCGACGTCACGAAGCTGATCCAGCTGTACATCGTGGGCGTCTTCATCTCCTTCACCATGAGCCAGCTCGGCATGGTCAGGCACTGGGGCAGGCAGCTAAAGCTGGCCAAGGACACGTCGGTCCGGCTCAGGATGGCCAAGTCCCGGACCATCAACAGCATAGGCTTCGGCATGACCGGCCTTGTGCTGGTCATCGTCCTGATCACCAAATTCGAGCAGGGAGCCTGGATCGCCCTGCTGGCCATGTTCGTGCTGTTCCTGATCATGTGGAGCATCCGGGCACACTACGACAACGTGGCCAAGGAGCTGGCCGTGGATGAGGACTCCTCGCCGCGTGCACTGCCGTCCAGGGTGCACGCCGTCCTCCTGGTCTCCCACGTCCGCAAGCCCGTCCTCCGCGCGTTGGCTTACGCCCGGGCCTCGCGGCCGTCACGGCTGGACGCCGTCACGGTGGACATCAACGCAGAGGAGACCGCTCACACGGTGGCGGACTGGGAGAAGCTGGAGATTCCCGTACCGCTCACCGTCCTGGCGAGCCCGTACCGGGAGACGGTCACCCCCATCATGGAATACGTGAAGAACATGCGGCGTGATTCTCCCCGCGACCTCATCGTGGTCTATATCCCGGAGTACGTGGTGGGCAAATGGTGGGAACAGCTGGTCCACAACCAGACCGCGCTGCGCATCAAGACCCGGCTGCACTTCGAACCCGGCGTGATGGTGGCCAGCGTCCCGTGGCAGCTCAAGTCGTCCGAAGAAGCGAAGAACCTGCAGGATATTTCATGA
- a CDS encoding DUF3159 domain-containing protein, producing the protein MTSPQQPEPASGTPRHEPEPSTMAGLAEGYAAKAGLHRTHDGRVDVLRSAGGIQGIAESVLPGLVFLIAFTLTQDLTPSLVAALASAAVFTVVRLVQRRPLTQALAGVVGVGISAWLANTTGKAEDFYLPGFITNAAYILAMVISIAVKWPVAGLLFGFIRNEGIEWRKDPVRVKAYRLGTWIIVAVLGLRLVVQVPLYLMGTDGLAALATMRLIMGAPLYILGIWIAWLVTRPAPAADADQPSNPSPSAT; encoded by the coding sequence ATGACCTCGCCCCAGCAGCCCGAGCCGGCCTCCGGGACTCCCCGGCACGAGCCGGAGCCTTCCACCATGGCCGGACTCGCGGAGGGTTACGCGGCGAAGGCGGGGCTTCACCGGACCCATGACGGCCGGGTCGACGTGCTCCGGAGCGCCGGCGGCATCCAGGGCATTGCGGAGAGCGTCCTTCCCGGCCTGGTTTTCCTGATCGCTTTCACGCTCACGCAGGACCTGACGCCGTCACTAGTGGCTGCCCTGGCTTCGGCTGCCGTGTTTACGGTGGTCCGGTTGGTGCAGCGGCGCCCGCTGACCCAGGCTCTCGCCGGCGTAGTGGGTGTGGGGATCTCTGCGTGGCTGGCGAACACCACGGGAAAAGCCGAGGATTTCTACCTGCCCGGGTTCATCACCAACGCAGCCTATATCCTTGCCATGGTCATTTCGATCGCCGTCAAATGGCCGGTGGCCGGGCTGCTGTTCGGCTTCATCCGCAACGAAGGCATTGAATGGCGCAAGGATCCTGTGCGTGTGAAGGCTTACCGCCTCGGCACCTGGATCATCGTCGCCGTCCTGGGCCTCCGGCTCGTGGTCCAGGTCCCCCTGTACCTGATGGGCACGGACGGGCTGGCGGCTCTGGCCACTATGCGGCTCATTATGGGAGCCCCGCTGTACATCCTTGGCATCTGGATTGCCTGGCTTGTCACGCGGCCTGCTCCGGCCGCAGACGCAGATCAGCCGTCGAATCCGTCACCCTCGGCCACCTGA
- a CDS encoding DUF3710 domain-containing protein, with protein MVFGLGRKAKKDQVAGAEDSGALEDLTDSGQGTATIAGPRASGPFDVSEISSRDGYVDLGALLVAPSEGLQLRLEVEEATQRVVAVTMDLDGSSLQLQAFAAPKSEGLWDEIREQIGQSVGSQGGQVEEVQGVYGPELIAKLPAGASDGSQGYRVARFIGVDGPRWFLRGVLGGAAAMDREAAAPLEALFRQIVVIRGDSPMPPRDLLQLRLPKDATVTPPPGAPDFQEPERGPEITQIG; from the coding sequence ATGGTTTTTGGGCTCGGCAGGAAAGCCAAGAAGGATCAAGTTGCCGGAGCGGAAGATTCCGGGGCACTGGAGGATCTGACAGATTCCGGGCAGGGCACGGCAACAATTGCCGGCCCCCGGGCTTCAGGGCCATTCGATGTCTCCGAAATCTCCAGCCGTGACGGCTACGTTGATCTTGGCGCACTGCTGGTTGCCCCCAGCGAGGGACTCCAGTTGAGGCTTGAAGTGGAGGAAGCCACCCAGCGTGTGGTGGCCGTGACGATGGATCTGGACGGCTCAAGCCTGCAGCTGCAGGCCTTCGCCGCACCCAAGTCCGAGGGCCTGTGGGATGAGATCAGGGAGCAGATCGGACAGTCCGTGGGCAGCCAGGGCGGCCAGGTCGAAGAAGTCCAGGGCGTGTACGGACCCGAGCTCATCGCCAAGCTGCCCGCCGGCGCCTCCGACGGAAGCCAGGGCTACCGCGTCGCCCGCTTCATCGGAGTGGATGGCCCGCGCTGGTTCCTGCGCGGGGTCCTGGGCGGCGCCGCAGCAATGGACCGTGAGGCCGCAGCTCCACTGGAGGCCCTTTTCCGCCAGATCGTGGTGATCCGGGGAGACAGCCCGATGCCGCCCCGGGACCTGCTGCAGCTTCGCCTTCCCAAGGACGCCACCGTCACTCCGCCGCCCGGCGCCCCTGACTTCCAGGAGCCCGAACGAGGCCCGGAGATCACCCAGATTGGCTGA
- the dut gene encoding dUTP diphosphatase has translation MTDELATVETAPDGAPPATVSGNEEAYGAPTLQVQLKMLDPGLEAPSYAHPGDAGADLRAREDVVLQPGERKLVPTGVAIALPDGYVALIHPRSGLATKQGLTIVNAPGTVDAGYRGEISVTLLNTDARHAIELRRGDRIAQMVIQRVEYARFVPVNELSGSVRGAGGFGSTGGFAAPNP, from the coding sequence GTGACTGATGAACTTGCCACTGTTGAAACTGCTCCGGACGGGGCACCGCCGGCCACTGTGTCCGGCAACGAGGAAGCCTATGGGGCACCGACCCTGCAGGTCCAGCTGAAGATGCTTGATCCGGGGCTGGAGGCTCCGTCCTACGCCCACCCGGGCGACGCGGGCGCGGACCTGCGGGCCCGTGAGGATGTGGTGCTGCAGCCCGGAGAGCGGAAGCTCGTACCCACCGGTGTTGCCATTGCATTGCCGGACGGCTATGTAGCGCTGATCCACCCGCGTTCAGGACTTGCCACCAAGCAGGGGCTGACCATTGTCAATGCACCCGGGACAGTGGACGCGGGATATCGTGGGGAGATTTCGGTGACCCTGCTGAATACCGACGCCCGCCATGCCATCGAGCTGCGGCGCGGCGATAGAATTGCACAGATGGTGATCCAGCGGGTGGAGTACGCCCGGTTTGTCCCCGTCAACGAATTGAGCGGGTCGGTGCGCGGTGCTGGGGGATTCGGCTCCACCGGCGGATTCGCTGCCCCGAACCCCTGA
- a CDS encoding DUF3093 domain-containing protein, translating into MPESSSTAPVPETPSAAATVIFREKLWPTVGVWVIAAGIAGAGILVFAPISMPAGYTAAGVLFAVMAVLLVLSTPAITVTGDSLTVGRATIERRFVGTVQQFRGREATAERGTRLNGLAYLCIRGWIDPVVKIEITDPSDRTPYWLASSRRPDELTAALSSDRA; encoded by the coding sequence ATGCCCGAATCAAGCTCCACCGCGCCTGTTCCCGAGACTCCTTCCGCCGCTGCCACCGTGATTTTCAGGGAAAAGCTGTGGCCCACCGTGGGAGTCTGGGTTATTGCAGCCGGCATCGCCGGCGCCGGGATCCTGGTGTTCGCACCGATCAGCATGCCCGCGGGATACACCGCGGCCGGAGTGCTCTTCGCGGTCATGGCTGTTCTGCTGGTGCTCTCCACGCCCGCCATCACTGTCACCGGGGATTCGCTCACGGTGGGCCGCGCCACCATCGAACGGAGGTTCGTCGGAACCGTCCAGCAGTTCCGTGGCAGGGAGGCAACCGCGGAACGCGGTACCCGCCTGAACGGGCTGGCCTACCTCTGCATCAGGGGATGGATAGATCCTGTCGTCAAGATAGAGATCACTGACCCGTCCGACCGCACTCCCTATTGGCTGGCTTCCTCCAGGCGCCCTGACGAGCTCACGGCTGCCCTGTCCTCCGACCGGGCCTGA